The nucleotide window TTACATCAGATAGATTTAATACTTTCTTTATAGAAAGCATCACAGTTActtaacattaaataataactTTGATTTGTGTAGTACCCTTCCAGGAATCCAAGGTCACTTTATATTAATTAGCTTTGAAGAATAATTTTGTTTCATCTGGCTCttgaaaatgtccagagacagGGCATTGCGGATGTGAATTCCAGAGAGCATGAGCATCAGCACTGATGGAACACAACCTGGTGTGAGGGATGAAAAGGAGTCCTTTGCCTGTGGAGCAACCAGTCACATAAATACTTTTGTAGGTGTAGCATTTGTAGGTCAGGAGGAGGATCTTGTGGATATGAAATGCCTTTTTTGGAAAGCCTGACCCAAATATGTCCACCACAGCTTCCTAAGAATCACCCCAGTGAATGGTTTATACACTTTTCAGTTTGGAAGAACCCAGACCCCACCAACTGGCTGTACCTGGTGGGAATGGGGCTATCCAGTTCTTCCCGCCCTGTCAGCAGTCGCTGGCTATCCATCTTCCTCTGCAGAATGCATAGACGTCTGCTGAGTGCAGACATTTCACTTATGCCATTTTCTAatgcacagacgcacacacagaaacacagacagacacgcacacacacacagtatattaGGCACAGTAAGTTTTGGAAGTCCCAGTGTAACCAGCTGTGGTGGGGACCACTACCTCTGAGCTGATTCCAGCGGGCAGGAACAGGAGTTGGAGGAGCCGATGGCCAAGGTGTCTAAGCCAAGATAACACCACATCACTAGTTTAGCTTAACTTAGTCAGCCCAACTGAAATGACACTATCACAGAACTCTaactagggatgcaccgatcTGGCTTTCTCATTTCTGATACCAATACCAATATGGTATTTAATGATTAAACTGTCTTATTGTGGGGAGAAGACTGATCTTCTAAAATATTCCcttaaattcagtttttttgtacTTGAAAGACAATATAACAATTACAAAagggaagtttgtgaacaaaGTTTGATTTTGGCTCGGAAAGCAGTAAAAAGGTTACAAGACAAGAAGATGAAAGGATAAAGAGGAAGAGCGGAACGATTGTTCaattagttaattttgtggAATAGATGAAATTGTAAAACTTGAAGAGATgagagaaaaatatttttgggcTTTAATTGACATATTAACACAagaaatttggtgatgtttacaGCATATTGCTGGCATGCTAAACTTAAAGAATGCTAATGAGTCATGGTCACAATGCgtcacataaaatttggtgacatttggagcatgttgaaaaatttgcatgttagcatgctaacattgaATGTGGTTCAAAAATTTgtatcaaaaatgctaacagagCTTGCCTATTGATCGTGTGCCAATGCATCACATCACACAGCGGTCaaagtttaattttattttaaaaaaaagtttaataaattattgaatCATTACTTGAGCAATATCCAATATACTTATCAGATCGGTGTATCCCTAACTAATAACCCCATCACTATAAATCACAGTCAATACAGCACTTTAATCCTAAAAGTACTACAGCACTACTTACCCAAAACCCTAATCCGGTGACTACTACATCATGTCAAACACCAAGAAGCCCCACTAGATTGCAGCCCATGTTACCAATCCCATTCACTAATCACACCTGCTTTCCAATTCATGCTGTGTGTGCTTTCTGAGTTATAACTTACAGATGGGCCTTCTCCTGACTCTCCTGAGGGAGGCCTGGAAGTCTGCTGGCCCATGACCCTCTTTCGCTGGGCTGGTGTTGGAGGGGTCAACTGCCCCTTGGTCTTCACAGTAAAGAGAATAAGTTTGCAGCATCAGCTAAATCACCAGTTTCTGACAGTGACCTGTTCCAAAGTCATAATGAACTAAcgtttaacattaacattactTGGCACTTCAGTTTATTATCAGTTAGCGTAAGATAACAACGTCCTTCCTGGCTCACCCCATACCACTCTGTGACATAGAGTGACATCTCCTGTCATTACTTGTCATTAGAGAAGTCATTAACATGGAAGAACAAAGTCTTTACATTGATTACATTAGTGACCTGCACATTCACTGCAGTCAGACCCTAAAAGACAGGATTACTCTACAGCACCCTCACAATGATTTGGTCAAACTAAATAGCTCTGGACACTCAATCTCTTCTAATTCTAAAGGTAAATATTTGTAAACTTTCTGCAGCAAGCAATGCAAAGTGACTGACCTATAATTCAGTTTGGCAGCACGTGACGTCACCCCACTGAAAATGGGGAGCAAAAATATTCTTCCTGACATTGCCATAAACCAAGTCTGTCATAATTTTCTGTAAGACTTGTCAAATTCCTGTCATTGAATAAAATGACAACATGACCAAGGGTTTTAATGATGTCAGAAAATCCAACAGAAGGATCCTGGCTTTTTAaggctttttattttgttcagaaCTAAGGATGCAACAATACTGATGCAAAAATACTACTGATTAGAACACGCATATTCCTAAATTAATTGCCAATAATAATTGCCAGTAGATTTTTACTGGGCACAGTGAAAATTTCTGTGATGTGGGATTATTTGAAGTTAAGAGACACTGACAGTAGTAAAGCAGATTGTAAGGTCTATACTGCTATGGCGTTGAGGGGCGGAAAGGACACCAAAAATTGGATTAAACATCTGATGACGCTCTAAGTACATAGAGATCGCCAGGCAACCAGTGTTGCTAGTGCAAGACCGCAGCAACCAAACTTAACTCATGCTTTGCATAAGAGAAAATGTCTAATGACAGCTCACAGGCCATAACAGAGgctttcactcactcactttattttattttaattttcaacaAATATCTGCCACAATATTGGGGATGGCAAAGCACTGTCCTCGGATGCCTGTGCAGGTACTCATCTTAATAGCATTTCACCACAGCAATCAGCTGTTTATGGGATTTAATATAACGAAAGTTATATTAAATCTGTGTGTCTTCCTCATGCCCTAATGTTAAGCGTGTAAATGTAGCCTTGTTGTGTTTGTACCTTGTCATGTGAGTAGATGTCCTGTGTATCAGGTTTCAAGTAAATCCCTCTTTTTTTGTGAGTCACGTGAACGCGTCCGTTttcctgccctgtcctgccACCGTGACATGACCCGACTCCCTGTTCAGTATCGGTATCGGTATTGATACTCGGTATAAgctataacacaaataaaaatgcacaaatcgGTTTGCAAAGAAGTGGCATCGGTGCATCTttattcaaaacacacacaaacacagtgacgctgacttgtgtgtgtctctcccACTGCAGCTGGAGGGCGCTGTTCtccccatcttcctcctcctctgcctcatCTCTCTTCTGCTCGACCGCCTTCTGTTGCTCCTCCGCTTGATGGATTGATGCCTGATTTCTGGTGACTGGCTAAAGACATGAACAGTAAAAGTGCTTGACTAAGGCTACTGGTGGTTATGAAATCATCTGGCACACGATACAACAGTGACAACAGATGTTTCATCCTCATCTTTAACTTTTCAGCAATGTTTTAGAAGAGTGTTTTGAATCATGTATATCTGGATTTTATGCTTTTACATCCTGCAGACTTTGCTTCCTCTGTTCCTCCTCGAACTCCCTCTGGATACGAGCCCTCTGCTCCGCCAgcctcttctcctccctctcgTCCTCCAGCTGAATACGCTTCCTCTCTTTCATCTGCGCTTGCCTCTTTTCCTCGATCTCATGataaaaacagacacatgaATAACCGAGCACTGAAACAGGCCTCTGGATGTGAGTGCTACTATGGTGTCTACCTGCTGTCTTAGGTCATCCCTGTACTTGTCCTGTTTGTACCGTTGCTGAGACATTGGCTCATCTACAAAGAAACCCCCTTTTATTTAGAATACTAAAAGACATTCCCGGCATACCACTAGCAAGttccacagtttgagaaccaaggcctTACTTGAAGACATGCTGAGATGGACCTGCTCTGTTGCTTGAGGACTGTTTCCTACCCCGTTCCGGTCCTGAACGTCAGGGTACAGGTATGCCTCCTCGTTGGTTTTGTGCATCCACTTTAGATCACCTGAATACAGGGAAGCAAGCAAAGCACAATAAATATACCCATGGAAGTGCCATTTAAACTCAACTATTAACTCACTGATAAGATTGCCCTGTTTGTCTTTCAGTGGTGCTCCACCACCTCCTCGACCCCAGGGGTTGTATGCCTTCATTTCCGCTTCCACTTTAGCATTGTAGCGctcattttcctctttttcgTGCCTCCTTCGCTCCTGTTGCTCTCGTAtctggaaaaaacacaaaactcttGAAATGACCAAGTGTAGATATGAAGTTGTGTTGTGGCTGCCTCCCCACCACTCGTACACGCAGGCGCCCACAGGAAAAATGACCTTGAAGTGGTCAGGGCCGGGATTGTGTATAAAGTTCTCTGCTACACTCTGCTCATGCAACCCCAGCCCCCTGGCCACCTCTCCAGCTTTGGCCATGTCAGCACGTTCTCCCCAGGACCCGGGCCCTGACAAGTAGGCATGAAgtaggtacagtacaggccaaaagtttggacacaccttctcattcaatgcgttttctttattttcatgaccatttacattggtatattctcactgaatgaacacatgtggagttatgtccttaacaaaaaatgaagacctggcctccacagtcactggatctgaacccaatcgagatggtttggtgtgagctggaccgcagagtgaaggcaaaggggccaacaagtgctaaacacctctgggaactccttcaagactgttggaaaaccatttcaggtgatgacctcttgaagctcatcaagagaatgcaagagtatgcaaagcagtaatcagagcaaagaaactagaatataaaacatgttttcagttatttcacctttttttgttaagtacaaaactccacgtgttcattcatagttttgatgccttcagtgagaatctaccaacgtaaatagtcatgaaaataaagaaaatgcattgaatgagaaggtgtgtccaaacttttggcctgtactgtatgtagatGTAAAGTAACAGGGGCAACGCATCAATATCACTTATTTGGTCAACACAACAAATACACTAAATATGGAATGGGCCAATTTCAACTGTGCAAGAAATACTAATTCGTCAAAGACGTGGGAGTACTTCAATGTATAAATTTTCACTTAAATGACATAACATGACATTCTGTTGGTACAGGAAGGGCACCATGGTGGACTGACAGCTTCTATTGctgcttttttaataaaagcaatacaACACTTTCTGTATTCAAGCCACTAAGTTTACATTGATAATTGCTCTGAGAAAGCATTCTGTGTAACCTTGTTATTCATTGAATGCTACCTCTAACAttattttgcacatattttacTATTACTTGATTTTTATTTAAGAGCACTAACTATGTATTAATTATGtacattgaaataaatgttttgttcagtcagatatgtaaattagaatgtataaattgtgtgtgtgtgtgtgtgtgtgtgtcaggattggctccaggtgatcgctacagctgaagccaattctgactgCCTTTAAAAGGCTGTAACACTGCCCATTCTGCAgcgacgacattttcgtggactcggtcatgaacttgacttccaTTGGcgaatgtatttatgttttgagttctggcaaccggcACACGCCCgtgggcaagtttatgttctcccctttgtttcactgttttttggCCACCGAgccacatttatttgtgtttatttattattattaataaatccctgcCAATGTcggtgggtgagtgggtggagcGAAGACGGTGgtgtcggcagcagcgagggagtgacgtgggcagcgagcgcagagaaTGCGACCCCcacgccatgtcgagccaggaactctggcAAGGCTCTCTGTGGACTGGGGAACCACGTTACTTCCAGGGGTGTGAGAAACTACAActgcggcgttcctccagcgaggaggtgggcaggctccagcccaatggccagagtactgcccatgggagtggATCgcgccctgggtccaggatgccagcagggtggacgaccctcgggaCCACCGGTGGGAGAACACGGACTACGAAAGCGACGATGACGTGGATTGGTGGgcggtcggggccgggatggctccacccatcatgcgcgtccgagatcgtcGCGAAGTCCGTGAAGACCCACATGGGGCACGAGGTACGACCCACATcactcccagaggtgcgacaacagcgtGGAGGAAGATGGCGATgcaggggtaagctggtggatcAGGGCGatgggaggtcgccagccagcaactgcgctgccgggactgcttCGCGGGGAATTAGCCTTCCCAGCTCCGGATGccaacccgccttccctctgcccggttgttccccagcagaacggcagtgcagcaccagcgccGCCGCATGCTGAAGAAGATGTCCACCATCCCccatgccacacacccaccaccatgttCACCGATGTGTCTGGAACATACTGTGTGGAACATACCTGTAAGGTATATGGTTAGAATTGATTGTATTGCAGCCAATGAGAAGGCGCAATGTAACAATAAAACAACGAGGACGTCACCACAGGCTGTGGGCGTTCCCGGAAACAAAGAGGTCTGTGTTGAGTGTGTATCCGTCCCTACGTGGTCCATATACAGCGAAAGCTGAAACGTTATACTTCTGCTGTGGCAGCGACTCTTGCCAACCATACCCATGTTCctgggacccttcagtggggcagcaggtACATACCAGTCttttataacatcctgtggtgtgtacttgctgctcttccctccttTCAGACGTGGATAGGATCACCACCATCCTTGCGTGTCTGAATGGGttagcatggggctggggcgcagccctctggcagcggggagagacagacagaatgagttttcgggacttcctgcagagattgagggcggagtttgattgGCCAGAgtctgagccagggatcgaactctgcccctccaccacacccaGAGCAAGTCAGGATCCGGTGCAAGAAggcccagcactggcgggcggcgagaaggtcgcgcctcccgagatcctggctgtgccccctgaggaggtcccagagaaaccctctcttttgtttgtctctgtctgtgtgtgtgtgtgcgtggcatttgtgtccgtatgtcgctcccacttcccctcttaatgtccaccagatggcgacccagcagcggagccgaaccccagggagggagttcctaacctgactgcactggtccaggacgaggtggacgagccccaaggtacccctaagtccagctgggagtgggggggggtgttcccccaaagaattttttggggggggtgcagttcgggttaggggctcctcctgaggggagggtaggtggggaagcgacagagctgggtcctccgtAGCTGGTACGGaaggcgggccaggcatgggcctgggtccgtctccagaggggcggtgtaccatagagccccctggtaggcatgaggacccagctgggacaggcaggaagagggcctgcttgtcccaacggacgcagaaggggttagccggatggtctggcaaagcccccacatTGGCACCCAggacatgcagcgagaggggctgcatgggcCCAGAAGGCATTAGCCAGTGGTGCCGTGAACGGTCGGCGGAGgctccgggaccgcctcccagtgcagtgcagggagggaagctggccgcTCTATCAGCGGGGtagggctgcatggtcccagaaggcaccagcctggatTGATGTAAGAAGtatcagaggggacgtgcggagacagggcccgcatgTACCCGGAAGGATCGGctctgatttttgtgtgcatgtccgagggtccgggggccgccatgcgggaccacgccggggagccaggccgagtgtccggggccaccatgcaGGACCATgtcggggagccagcccaagggactggggccgccatgccggaccatgtcggggagccagcctgagggaccgggtcctccaaggggaggacacagcagggcaggagccgaCCAGGAGCTGGTtaccgccgtccgccccgccacctccactgatggtactgctggggctccaaggacgtagcccttggaggggctgctctgtcaggattggctccaggtgaggtttCCAGCTGGAGTCAATTCTGACAGCCAATAAAAGTCGGTAACTCTGCCCCTTCAGCAGCGGCGACATTTTGACAGTGCAACTGTTTGTTTTTGTACCTGCCACAAGCCTGCAGGCTAGTTTAAGTTGTTCCCCGAGAATCGGATTGTATCTAATTGATCCGGTTTGGGAAAAACAAATCATTAGATTAActgaaaaatcataaaaattatCACTAGATTAATTGTTTAAGGCATAATTCCCCAGCCCTAATATAAAGACATATTTCACTTTTGTGACCACCACCTGCTGCTTCAACACCTCCAGGTAACTCAAAGCGCTTTCTGTGTTGAGTCTGGGACCTGATCCAGCAGTGCTTTCTGTAGTAGGAGCAGCAGCACACTCTCCAGGCATCCTGCATATAAAAACAGTAGCTTTTCATGAAAAAAGCAAAGGTACAAACAGCAGACTGATGATCATGTATAACTAGAAGGTCACATGACAGAATCAGATAAAAAGATAAACTGACCACTGAGAACTTTgttcaatcaaaaaaaaatacaagacacCAGACAAAAAGGGATAGAAATAAAACATCTTTCATGGAAAGAATTGATGATATGAAGAGATGCACCCACTGTGTCTGAAGGCCAGGGTTAATGAGGCGTTGAGAATGTAGTGGAGGAAAGCTCAATGAATGGGGATGCTGAATTTTTCCTGTTCCACGACCATCTAACAAAAGTGCAGAGATcacactgtttattttttaatttgtgcaaaattattatatttgtccCTTTTTTCATGTGTAATTTTAGCATTCTTAAACTAAGTatgcatgtttaaatgtttacatgtatAAAATCTTCTATATATAAAATTCAGTCATTGCAATAATTACATTCTAGTGGCcctgtggagttatgtacttaacaaaaagtggagacctgacctccacagtcaccggacctgaacccaatcgagatggtttgtggtgagctggaccgcagagtgaaggcaaaggggccagcaagtgctaaacacctctgggaactccttcaacactgttggaaaatcatttcaggtgatgacctcttgaagttcatcgagagaatgccaagagtgtgcaaagcagtaatcagagcaaagaaactagaatataaaacatgttttcagttatttcacctttttttgttaagtacataactccacatgtgttcattcatagttttgatgccttcagtgagaatctaacaaaATGTAGGACACACCTGGAAGACTTTAAATTATTAGCTACACATGAGGCAAATGACAAGCAaggattttatttatgtatcaCCTAGTTGGCCAGGGCGTACCATCCCATTACTAAAATGACTGATTTTGCCATTTTATCATTGTATTTAGACACTATCTGAATGAACAAGGCGATCATATTTTGCCACTGGGTGCTAAATCCTGTATCTTACAAACAAATAGCCAGTGATGATGCTAACCACCCCAGGGTCcacatggacaaaaaaaatgttgtgttaCAAATATGTTCCTTTTGCAGCTATGTTCTGTTTATTGAAAAGAGTGTGACAGTCAGCAAGAACTGTGTCAAACTCAGTAAAGAGAAAAGTCACATGTTTAAGTGCAGCACAGACATATGGGCAGATGGGGCTCCAGTGGACTCGTCACTCCATAGTGGTAATAAACATCATCATAGGGGCTTCTACAGGCAGAGCTCACAACTGGTGGGAGAACTGGGGGCACTGCACCTGTAATTCTGACATAACACCAAATCATATTAGGATCATATCTTCCTCTTGGCTCTGTAAACACAATGTACAGCTACCTGGGAGCAATCATTTCACCCAGAGTTTCCACAAGGCTCTTGTGAATGTCCTGGTTGTGGGAGGTCACCCCACTAATACCAGCTATGCTGAGAGCccccaatccaccagatgtggTTAGGCGATCCAGGATGGCACTGTTGTCAAAAGGTGGGAAAGCCACAAGGGGGGTTGCTCTCTTCTCTACACCTGGAGAGATCCTCTTTTCTGTGGACTGTCTGTAAGAGTCTGCACCAAGGGAGTCCAGCTTTGGCCCTGGGTTATATGGTTCGTCCCTCTTCTGGGTCTGATACTCTTGCCTCACAGCTCCAAACTGTCTGAGGCGATCTGGCTGTGGTGTAAGATGTGTGTTATTTGCCATTATACTCTTGTTTAGCTGTTACCATTTATGAATAGTTATAATGAAAACAAAGataaattttcttttaaataatatttcatttaaccTGTGGGGTTAAATGTGTAATGGGgttaaatgtgtaaaattttGCTCTTTTACCCATGACAGCAACCAGTAACAGTAACTAGGTCTTTCATGCAACCCCTGACTAATCTGTCACTTTCACATTGGGCTTCATTTATCAAACATTCAAACATCAGAAATACAAGTAATGGATGCTCTGCGCATGCCTAATGTATAGTGGAGTTACCTGCTTCTCTGGGTCAGTGACACCACTTGCAGCAACTAGAAGTTCAAGCTCCTTTTCTCTGTTAAACATTAAGAACATTGCAGAATGCAATGAATGATTGATTGAATGCATGGAACAGAAAAATATGCTGATATggttttacagcatttgtaaACCCAGTCCTATAGCCAGATTTAACTTACCTCTTCTTGTTGGTATGATTCTCCGCTATTTGCTGCAGCAGCTCCTGTCTGTACACCTCTTTCCTCCTCTGTTTCATCTCAGCACCTTCATAAGACCCTGGGTGATGTGATATGTAACTGAGTGGTTACTGCAACTCgacaaaacataaataaaagtgtGCTGACCATATTAGCATTCCTGTCGAGAATTACAGAGGTTTGGAATTAACAAAggaataaaactgatttttcaGGTTGGTATAATCAAATGCTTTCTAATTAACGATAGAACAGTCATTCTGAACAGACAATATTTACGAGGCTGCATAGGGTGCTACAGTATAATAGTCTGTCCACTCGGGCTGCTTATTCACAAACAGATAATGTACTAAACATGCAGTAAAGAACTACAGACTATAGAATGCACACCGATATGCCTACCGATAATGAGCCCTGAAGGAAAGGCATCCATGTT belongs to Denticeps clupeoides chromosome 9, fDenClu1.1, whole genome shotgun sequence and includes:
- the LOC114796379 gene encoding centrosome and spindle pole-associated protein 1-like isoform X2 — protein: MRFKSAETKNMDAFPSGLIIGSYEGAEMKQRRKEVYRQELLQQIAENHTNKKREKELELLVAASGVTDPEKQPDRLRQFGAVRQEYQTQKRDEPYNPGPKLDSLGADSYRQSTEKRISPGVEKRATPLVAFPPFDNSAILDRLTTSGGLGALSIAGISGVTSHNQDIHKSLVETLGEMIAPRITGAVPPVLPPVVSSACRSPYDDVYYHYGVTSPLEPHLPIYGRGTGKIQHPHSLSFPPLHSQRLINPGLQTQMPGECAAAPTTESTAGSGPRLNTESALSYLEVLKQQIREQQERRRHEKEENERYNAKVEAEMKAYNPWGRGGGGAPLKDKQGNLISDLKWMHKTNEEAYLYPDVQDRNGVGNSPQATEQVHLSMSSNEPMSQQRYKQDKYRDDLRQQIEEKRQAQMKERKRIQLEDEREEKRLAEQRARIQREFEEEQRKQSLQDPVTRNQASIHQAEEQQKAVEQKRDEAEEEEDGENSALQLQWERHTQLIPSINTDTDTEQGVGSCHGGRTGQENGRVHVTHKKRGIYLKPDTQDIYSHDKTKGQLTPPTPAQRKRVMGQQTSRPPSGESGEGPSTPWPSAPPTPVPARWNQLRENGISEMSALSRRLCILQRKMDSQRLLTGREELDSPIPTRRRGPPPVDVSEEGRVSIQVVPRKPSPRATKPINIHNIFDFNQLKCRESASRKEVQRVFPDPPTDGQSLELQQESLIQEQQRVINNMRARTTVYSGNDVTGQNPSEQRANQIDEDLPYLSLSSFNIEKIRERNQGRLRHLEEGMEPDRRSEERFMDEGDYSCPPSPLPGGRVSVDTIDTEPWLRPGTTETLKSFLAMRRWAGQDATTKLRSAD
- the LOC114796379 gene encoding centrosome and spindle pole-associated protein 1-like isoform X1, which translates into the protein MRFKSAETKNMDAFPSGLIIGSYEGAEMKQRRKEVYRQELLQQIAENHTNKKREKELELLVAASGVTDPEKQPDRLRQFGAVRQEYQTQKRDEPYNPGPKLDSLGADSYRQSTEKRISPGVEKRATPLVAFPPFDNSAILDRLTTSGGLGALSIAGISGVTSHNQDIHKSLVETLGEMIAPRITGAVPPVLPPVVSSACRSPYDDVYYHYGVTSPLEPHLPIYGRGTGKIQHPHSLSFPPLHSQRLINPGLQTQMPGECAAAPTTESTAGSGPRLNTESALSYLEVLKQQIREQQERRRHEKEENERYNAKVEAEMKAYNPWGRGGGGAPLKDKQGNLISDLKWMHKTNEEAYLYPDVQDRNGVGNSPQATEQVHLSMSSNEPMSQQRYKQDKYRDDLRQQIEEKRQAQMKERKRIQLEDEREEKRLAEQRARIQREFEEEQRKQSLQDPVTRNQASIHQAEEQQKAVEQKRDEAEEEEDGENSALQLQWERHTQLIPSINTDTDTEQGVGSCHGGRTGQENGRVHVTHKKRGIYLKPDTQDIYSHDKTKGQLTPPTPAQRKRVMGQQTSRPPSGESGEGPSTPWPSAPPTPVPARWNQLRENGISEMSALSRRLCILQRKMDSQRLLTGREELDSPIPTRRRGPPPVDVSEEGRVSIQVVPRKPSPRATKPINIHNIFDFNQLKCRESASRKEVQRVFPDPPTDGQSLELQQESLIQEQQRVINNMRARTTVYSGNDVTGQNPSEQRANQIDEVRRHRLQADSDDLPYLSLSSFNIEKIRERNQGRLRHLEEGMEPDRRSEERFMDEGDYSCPPSPLPGGRVSVDTIDTEPWLRPGTTETLKSFLAMRRWAGQDATTKLRSAD